DNA sequence from the Rhizoctonia solani chromosome 14, complete sequence genome:
TCTGCACTTCTCAGCGCAATGCTCTCTGCGTTCACTACCGTCGGAGGCGCCGCGCAAATCATGGTCACAGCTCCGTACAGCTACAATGCGACATCGCCTTCGGACGTTTCGGTCACTCCTGCGTGGCGAAATGCTCTCTGGCACACATTGCTTGTCGGATTCTGGAACTATAATTCCACGGCTGAGCAACAGGCTGCGGTGTATAGCACTGTCAGTGCGGCGGCCGACAAGTTGAGAGCGATTACTCCCGGGTCCGGTGCGTACCAGAACGAGGCGGATGTGAGCGAGCCAGATCATGAGAGTAGGTGTCTTGTCGTTTCGGGAGTGAGAGCAATACTGATGAAATTGGGTTGATTAGACTCGTTCTGGGGATCGAATTACGACAGACTAGTGTCGATTAAGAAGAAGTATGATCCTAAGGGACTGTTGGATTGCTGGCACTGCGTAAATTGGCAGGGAGCAAGCAATGAGAGGTACCGGTGCTATACTCAGTCAGGCTGAGCGAGAGTTGTTGCGTTTTTATTTGGGCTCATTACAAGTTACTCGTTTGTTCATACCCAGTTATTCATAGTAATAGTAAAAAGGGATTATCTGTACCTGGAAGGATATCTCAAAGGACCTATTTTAGATACCAAAGGATCGACaattccaatattccagcaACTTCTCCCGGAGTCCGGGCAAAAACCGATAGGGGTCGAGTCAAACGATTGACTGTGCCATCCATAGCCACATCAGACCGAGTTCTGGAGGATTATGAGCAGAGTGATGACGTGCATTTAGAGCCAATTACACCATATGCGTGGTGTACCGCACCGAGCTATTTCGATCGAGTCGTAAAGTGATGCCCGGCAGTGGACCAGAATGGAAGAAAGACGCCGATTCTGGCATTGTGCCGGACAAAAATCCACGTGACTCAGGGACATGTTTTGATAAGCTTATTCACCCTTAGACGCCCCCGTCACGATCCAGCACGCCATACGCCGAAGAGTGTATACTCGTCATCCGAGTCAACGACAACAGACTGGATTCATAGCTTTGATCGGCTTGGAATTTTCTGAGAAATTTCGGGAATTTAGTAGAGGGAGATTTGTCAGTTGGAAAGTGACTCGGGGCGCGAGTGCAGAGCCACCATCTTCCATCCTGGGACACGTACGGTGACCAACTGGGCGCAAAACGTGTTTTATCTGCTGGCACGGGAAGAGATCTGCTTTCACTTCCCCTCTTCTAAACTGAACGACCACACTCCTAACCCTCCTTGGCACCGCCAATATGACCCCCGCCGTGTCCAGGCCCCCCGATGACAATGAGGCCCACCCATACGTTATCACCAATGAGATAGGAAAGGGCAGTTTTGCCACAGTATATCGCGGTTATCATGGTGTAAGCACATATtaattatatatatattggcTCATTTCGCGCAGGAATCTCGAAGGGCGGTGGCAATCAAGACCATCTCGCGCTCGATCCTCACCACCAAGCTGCTCGATAACCTTGAATCGGAGATAAACATTCTCAAATCACTCAAGAACAAACATATAACTGAACTTACTGATATCGTTGTATGTCTATATCACCCATATCTCGGTACTTGTTTTGCTCACTCGTATTTCAGAAAGCACAGAGGAATATATACCTCATAATGGAGTTTTGCTCTGGAGGCGACTTGTCTTCCTATATCAAGCACCGTGGGCGCATTGCTGCTCTTCATACCCCGACATCACCCGCACCCGCCTTCCTGCCCCACCCCAAGGTCGGTGGCCTCTCCGACTCGGTCGTTCGTTCCTTCATTGGTCAGCTGTCCTCAGCTATGAAATTCCTCCGAGCACGGGACCTTATCCATCGAGACGTCAAACCCCAGAACCTGCTCTTATCGCCCGCCGACAGCGTTGATGAATATGCCTGTGTTGGCAAGGGTGGTTGGATACCTGGTCCTGTTGGAACACCAATATTGAAAGTCGCCGATTTCGGTTTCGCCAGGATACTGCCCAATGCGAGCATGGCAGAGACATTATGTGGGAGTCCGTGAGTACACATTACCGAATACGCCGAATTTCAGCTCATTTAGGTTCCTAGATTATACATGGCTCCTGAGATATTGCGATATGAGAAATACGACGCCAAGGCTGATCTGTGGTCCGTCGGTGCAGTCGTGTACGAAGCTGCTGTCGGTCGACCCCCGTTCCGAGCGCAGAACCATATTGAATTGTTGAAGAAAATCGACCATGCCCGGAGCCGGGTCCATTTTCCCGACGAAGACCCCAAGAACGCAGACGCCATTGCTCGAGGGGACCTTGTACCCGTCAGCCCAGCCGTCAAGTTGCTCATCCGATCATTACTAAAGCGTAAATCCGTCGAGCGCAAATCATTCGAGGACTTTTTCGTCATGGCCGAAGAGGTCGTCAAACCCGTTATGGAGCCTGAGCGAGACGTTGGGTCTGAGCTTGCGGACGCAATGAAGGACGCGACAATTGACGGGGGTATGGGTGCGCCAGGGGCAGGAACAGGGACAGGAAGCACAAATGGGAGTTTGAAGATTGAGCTTCGAGCATCCCGTCGGGCTCCTCAACCACCTCCGAAGTCAGCAGTCGAGAAACCCACCGAGCCTGTTGAACGACCGACGAGCCCAACCAGCGACGGTGGAGAGAAGCCCAAACGCCGAAAGCCCAGGGGTGAGATCGAGGCCGGCCCAGGAGGAGGTCCGGAGATTGACGTCAAGGCTGTTATGCCCCAGAGCACATTCAAATTTCGGAGGGCCGTTAGGCCGGAGGATGCGAAAGTGGTGGAGAGGATTGATGGACCACCGCTTGGGAGGGAGGAAACACTGTGAGTGATACCTGTCATAGCAAGTAGCTTGGCTAACATTTTCTTTGGCAGGATCGAGTTTCCTGGTCCTCGACCGAAGCCTCTGTCCGCGGTTAATGGCAAACTCAAGAAGACAGGTTCGAATCAATCGCTACGATCACCCGTGGCTGCACCCGTACCCGAGGGcgaggaggagggagatAATGATGGTGATATGAGGAAGGAGTATGTTCTGGTTGACGAGACGAACGCTGTGGAATTCAACCGGGTCGTTGATGGTACGTTAGCATTCTTTTCCTGAGTTTTATATCCAACTAAGCACGGTTACTTTATAGAACTCGACCACGCACGTCTTGCTCGACCGACCATCCGAACCACTAAATCCACCCCTCCGACAAGTGCAACTATCGCCCCCATCGATGTCCCCGCCTCGGCCTCCCCTACCCGTGCAAGCGGTCTCCACCAACCTTCGCCCGCATCCACACCCGCTAGCGCACTGGCCCGTGCACTCAACCTCGCAAGCAAGAAACTGTTTGGCACCAGCGCAAGCTCACACCACTCTGGTTCGAGCGCCGGACCAGTGGAGGGTTCTCCCGCAGGTCAACGACGCCAGATCCTTCTCCCACCTACCACCGAACCTGATCCAGAAGAAGAACACCTCCTGGGAACACTTGAAGACTTGGCTCAAAAGGCCGAGACGATCGCCGCGTGGGCGGATAGCAAGTACACCCTCGTCGATGCTCGTCCGAGCAAACCGATCGCTGACCCAGCTCGATTTGCGCGTGCGGTCGGTGAGACTGCCAAGGGCGCCGAGACGAGGCGAAAGCACGAGGTCGAAGTTGAGATGGCGGCTGTGACTGCAATTGGGTTGTACATGGCCGTGATGAGCTTCGCGACGGGTGCAATTGTGATTGCGAGGAGGTTCTTGGACGGGAGAGAGGGTGCGGAGGTCAGTGCCGGTTTCGATGAGGGTACGTTTATTTTACTCGCTCAGTTTTTGGTAGTTCGGGATTAACGAGGAATGTAGCACAAAAATGGTTTAGGGATGCGTTCCACCGTTCGACTGAACGAGTAAGTATCCTGAAGCATTGGCTGCCTCGagaccatgtcatgccacaAATGTGGATTGATCGTGTGATTTACGATCATGCACTGACTTTGGTATGTCGTTCCCTTTCCTATTctatgttttttttttcattgACATGGGATCGGTAGATGCGAGGAGCTGCGTCTCGCGAGTTGCTTGAAGATTATTCTACTTGCGAACGGGATTACGAAGATGCATTATGGTTGCTGTATGCGATATACGATGATATCATGCAAGAAGGCAATCCATACAAGGATCAAGACCGAGTGACAATCGGACGATGTAAGTCCCATTCCTATGCTGCGCCCAAGCGATAACCAACACATATAACAGTCATCAAATCTACCAAAGACCGATTGGTTCGTGTACAGAAACGTATCGAACGACAGAAGGCgcagcaacaacaagttGCAGCGCAATCATAGTGCCTCCTCGCATTTGTGACATTTCTAATTATATGACATGATTCCCTCCCATCATTCAACCATAGTGTTCTTGCTCTCATCCATTATGCCCGATAAATGACATATGTTCTCTCTTCGCTTTTATTTCAGTTGTGTTTTGCttttcccttttttttttttctttttgcttGTGCTGTAGGAAACGAACTGGGGTACGGTTTGGCGTGTATATCATATTATGAAATTCTGTACTTTTTTTTTGAGAATTGAGATGTGGGTTGTATGATAAAGTGCAGTCGTAGGCGTGGAATATATAGAGTCGGTTGCCGGCCGGTAGTTCCACCGGTGTCCAGGTGCTCTTGAGAAATCGACAGCATCAAGGTCTGAAGTGATTGAGGTCGCCGCTCGTCAGGCGCCCATGGAACTTGTCAAATGTGTCTTGTGGCGATGGTAAATCGTGTTTCACAGGACTTCACCCCCTTTTCGACAAAGGGTGTGCGGCGGGTACGGCACTTGGACAGCATGTGTCCAGACTTAGATTGGATCTCAGATCATGCTTTGCTGGGGTGTTGTTGAACAGTAATTAACCAGACTTAGAATAGGAATACTGTTGACTTCCACTTGATGCACCACTCTTGGCTTTTGACCCTGAGCAACTCTTATGTCATAAGGAGCAGTTTCCATGTAGCACAGCCATACAAGATAAGCATATGTGGTTCAATTGCATGTGTGGAAATTATTTAATGTATAACTATAATTCTCTTACAAATTTTGTTGTATCCAATACTACTCACTCAGTAGCTTGACTATTGTTTCCATCATATGACTATTGTTGTGCACTACTACTTGAGCTATATGTGCTATGTGTCTCTTGTACTCCTCCTGCTGTGTATATATACCCATCTATGTGTTGCATTGGAatctgttacaccctcatgaattataccattggaattggacaatttttctgttatttctactatttttccaatcttgatatcttatattttttgatcacatgatcttggcacttattatgccaagatgctgtgctgagatgctgtgccaagggcgcttaggagaaacccatgcttctgcgcagcctgcagcatgcttctcatttcatatGGACTCTTCTAttctcacatgcacagaccatgtatatacctttactttgtctatatatacagcaggagaattgcttggagaccccaagtcaattttaccttgtctcacatCTAAGATGTCATGACCTtaattggcatgacataattttctactattttctaccttttttctgggacagtttcctttcttggtatatatttatgactcatcaagatcacgtgacatatttgatatatgatgtgaaattgtaattgactcactgtttggtaatgttgtttttgatgtggctcctctcttgtatataagctaggtcaagttgctgctagaacagcaagacttgacctctttgtcaattcaccttaGCTCTTATACACACCCTTAGCCCAGGCCCCTTGTTGGTCATTAGTGCTCATTACCTAAATCATTAACCAGGCcgttgttgccctctacccatatatcataacccctgggccctagtcgcccctctacctgtctcatagtccattggtgatagtgccacggactttaagccctcttgaaccataggtccgagctgagtcgtgacactaggtcaagtctttctactcgtactcttgtcaacaaacaagacctacgcttggataagcaccaaCGCTTGAAAAGGCATCACatcgtagcccctgtgtaatagtcaaagacaggaatacgagtGCCAGTAAAGCTGCAGGATAGCCCCTTGCTAgcaatcgtccgcataccggggtgtccgcacctttagccatacgctgttagtcagccaaccttctgcttactaaaaacctgatTGTTAATCACGCTcgtacacagctgttgatatcaatataaggatagtctaacgctagtaggaaagcaaacagttagtatttTAGCGCTATAAAACCGTTTTATCTATCTGATCGAGTACCGATTTATATTGGGAACACATtctagtgtttgattttttAGATCTTGTTCTTTTTGCCATTTTTTGGCCTTACTCCATTGTCACTCAATACCTTTATCTTGAAAAAACCCTCCTTGATATCAATCACATCCTATCAGGGCAAATTGAAAACCTCGAAGAACATATTGCCCGAATCGAGGAGCCAGGTCTTGTCCAGAACATTGCAATTATAAAAAGTCATCAATCCTTTGCCGAGCGCCTTAACACTATATACGAAACTGAGGCGCAAGAACATAGGAATCTAATTGCAAACCTCAAAGCCCATAATCGCGATCTTGCTCTAACCAtcgaagagcaagaaaggcgGATTGAGGAAAAAGACAGGCTACTAGTAGAAAAGGAAATTGAGCTTGACAACCTTCATACATCAATTCAAGACGCcacccaagatggaagggGACGCATCCACTACTACTGGGATTACGAGTTTTTCGCAGTATTGCACAACAACGCCTGGCTTGGGCGCGATGGGAGGGACTAGTCTAATCTCCCCCCAAATACAATCAGGATGGTCTGCTCCATCTTCTCGAACCCacactcctgctcccgcGGCTGTGCCGCCTCATGTATACTCTCCCATGTCTTTTGATCAGATGTCAGATCGTGAACTCCTTGATATGGTAGCACAAAATATGATTATCTTGAAAAAAGAATTCTTGCAGTTGCAAGGGGCTTATGAAGCCCAAGGAGATCAATTAGCCTTATTAAGAGCAGAACTGGAGGAACACCGTGATCAGTCACGAAACCAACACATTTTTTACTCcaatcaaatccaaggagccGCCGCGTCTATCCAGGCTGTACAAGATCAGTTGATTCACATGACCGCCAATCGTCCCACAgctccacccccacctcctccaccttctggcactgccacctccaccaatcctCCACCTGCTCCCACGTCTTCCAATTCTGACTTAAAGTTTGCCAAACCTAACAAGTTCAATGGCAAGAAGGAAGACGCCCTTAATTTTATTATTG
Encoded proteins:
- a CDS encoding Serine/threonine-protein kinase produces the protein MTPAVSRPPDDNEAHPYVITNEIGKGSFATVYRGYHGESRRAVAIKTISRSILTTKLLDNLESEINILKSLKNKHITELTDIVKAQRNIYLIMEFCSGGDLSSYIKHRGRIAALHTPTSPAPAFLPHPKVGGLSDSVVRSFIGQLSSAMKFLRARDLIHRDVKPQNLLLSPADSVDEYACVGKGGWIPGPVGTPILKVADFGFARILPNASMAETLCGSPLYMAPEILRYEKYDAKADLWSVGAVVYEAAVGRPPFRAQNHIELLKKIDHARSRVHFPDEDPKNADAIARGDLVPVSPAVKLLIRSLLKRKSVERKSFEDFFVMAEEVVKPVMEPERDVGSELADAMKDATIDGGMGAPGAGTGTGSTNGSLKIELRASRRAPQPPPKSAVEKPTEPVERPTSPTSDGGEKPKRRKPRGEIEAGPGGGPEIDVKAVMPQSTFKFRRAVRPEDAKVVERIDGPPLGREETLIEFPGPRPKPLSAVNGKLKKTGSNQSLRSPVAAPVPEGEEEGDNDGDMRKEYVLVDETNAVEFNRVVDELDHARLARPTIRTTKSTPPTSATIAPIDVPASASPTRASGLHQPSPASTPASALARALNLASKKLFGTSASSHHSGSSAGPVEGSPAGQRRQILLPPTTEPDPEEEHLLGTLEDLAQKAETIAAWADSKYTLVDARPSKPIADPARFARAVGETAKGAETRRKHEVEVEMAAVTAIGLYMAVMSFATGAIVIARRFLDGREGAEVSAGFDEAQKWFRDAFHRSTERVSILKHWLPRDHVMPQMWIDRVIYDHALTLMRGAASRELLEDYSTCERDYEDALWLLYAIYDDIMQEGNPYKDQDRVTIGRFIKSTKDRLVRVQKRIERQKAQQQQVAAQS